In Grus americana isolate bGruAme1 chromosome 4, bGruAme1.mat, whole genome shotgun sequence, one genomic interval encodes:
- the AP1AR gene encoding AP-1 complex-associated regulatory protein isoform X2 produces the protein MGNCWAQWCCGLFFRREASRLQRGGGSKYFRTCSTGEHFTIEFENLVESDEGESPGSSHRPLTDEEIADLKDRHYDSIAEKQRVVDMKLQSEQRRQQRITQRAHPVNNGDYQSSVAEEDIDSFLRNTKFQYEAFRSSRLSSDATVLTPNTESSCDLMTKTKSTSGNDDSTSLDLEWEDEEGMNRMIPMRERSKTEEDILRAALKFNSRKTGSNPASASDDSNGLEWENDFVSAEMDDNGNSEYAGFVNPVLDLSAPDVRISDSDRQDR, from the exons ATGGGGAACTGTTGGGCGCAGTGGTGCTGCGGGCTCTTCTTCCGGAGGGAAGCCAGCCGGCTCCAGCGAGGCGGAGG GTCAAAGTATTTTAGAACATGTTCAACAGGAGAACACTTCACTATAGAG tttgagAACCTAGTGGAAAGTGATGAG GGGGAGAGCCCAGGAAGCAGTCATAG ACCTCTGACTGATGAAGAAATTGCTGACTTGAAGGACAGACATTATGACTCCATTGCTGAAAAGCAGAGAGTTGTTGATATGAAACTTCAGTCAGAG CAACGTAGACAGCAAAGGATAACACAGAGAGCCCATCCTGTTAATAATGGAGATTATCAGAG CTCTGTGGCAGAGGAAGATATTGATTCTTTcttaagaaacacaaaattccAGTATGAAGCTTTTAGAAGTAGTA GACTTTCATCTGATGCTACAGTGCTGACGCCCAACACAGAGAGCAGTTGTGACTTAATGACCAAAACAAAATCGACGAGTGGAAATGATGACAGCACTTCGTTAGATTTAGAATGGGAAGATGAAGAAG GCATGAACAGGATGATTCCGATGCGAGAACGTTCCAAAACAGAAGAAGATATACTTCGAGCAGCGCTGAAATTTAATAGCAGGAAGACGGGAAGTAATCCGGCTTCGGCCTCTGACGATTCTAATGGATTGGAGTGGGAGAACGACTTTGTTAGCGCCGAAATGGATGATAATGGCAATTCAGAATATGCCGGATTTGTAAATCCTGTATTAGATTTGTCTGCACCGGATGTAAGGATATCCGATTCTGATCGTCAAGACAGATAG
- the TIFA gene encoding TRAF-interacting protein with FHA domain-containing protein A — protein sequence MTSFEEAETEETVTCLHMTFYHPCQDDKMMFRCLNFCQREQVRADDMAKFGRDSTVCHYNLMDTRVSRIQFSLQFYRKLNSSEFCFEIKNMSKRTKLMVDQTELGYLNKIDLPLKCIICFGDYQILAEIQEGESVDYFETHLHLAEMPILQERCLPSLQPTPENGVSSLFPSQCKSPIEIDENESC from the coding sequence ATGACCTCTTTTGAAGAAGCTGAAACTGAAGAAACAGTAACATGTCTCCACATGACCTTTTATCATCCTTGCCAAGACGACAAGATGATGTTTCGTTGCTTGAATTTCTGTCAGCGAGAACAGGTCAGGGCAGATGACATGGCCAAGTTTGGCCGCGATTCTACTGTCTGCCATTATAACTTAATGGATACTCGTGTTTCTCGGATTCAGTTTTCActgcagttttacagaaaactgaacagctcagaattttgttttgagATAAAGAACATGAGCAAGAGAACAAAACTGATGGTGGACCAAACAGAACTGGGTTACTTAAACAAAATTGACCTGCCGTTGAAGTGCATCATTTGTTTTGGGGACTACCAGATTTTAGCAGAGATTCAAGAAGGGGAGTCCGTGGATTATTTTGAGACTCACTTACACTTGGCTGAAATGCCAATCTTACAAGAAAGATGCCTGCCATCGCTACAGCCTACACCCGAGAACGGCGTTTCTTCCTTGTTTCCTTCCCAATGTAAAAGCCCCATAGAGATTGATGAAAACGAGTCATGCTAG
- the AP1AR gene encoding AP-1 complex-associated regulatory protein isoform X1: MGNCWAQWCCGLFFRREASRLQRGGGSKYFRTCSTGEHFTIEFENLVESDEGESPGSSHRPLTDEEIADLKDRHYDSIAEKQRVVDMKLQSELALQEEKLRIEEEALYAAQREAARAAKQKKLLEQRRQQRITQRAHPVNNGDYQSSVAEEDIDSFLRNTKFQYEAFRSSRLSSDATVLTPNTESSCDLMTKTKSTSGNDDSTSLDLEWEDEEGMNRMIPMRERSKTEEDILRAALKFNSRKTGSNPASASDDSNGLEWENDFVSAEMDDNGNSEYAGFVNPVLDLSAPDVRISDSDRQDR, encoded by the exons ATGGGGAACTGTTGGGCGCAGTGGTGCTGCGGGCTCTTCTTCCGGAGGGAAGCCAGCCGGCTCCAGCGAGGCGGAGG GTCAAAGTATTTTAGAACATGTTCAACAGGAGAACACTTCACTATAGAG tttgagAACCTAGTGGAAAGTGATGAG GGGGAGAGCCCAGGAAGCAGTCATAG ACCTCTGACTGATGAAGAAATTGCTGACTTGAAGGACAGACATTATGACTCCATTGCTGAAAAGCAGAGAGTTGTTGATATGAAACTTCAGTCAGAG TTAGCCTTACAAGAGGAGAAGTTAAGAATAGAAGAGGAGGCTTTATATGCTGCACAACGTgaagcagccagggcagcaaagcagaaaaagctcTTGGAG CAACGTAGACAGCAAAGGATAACACAGAGAGCCCATCCTGTTAATAATGGAGATTATCAGAG CTCTGTGGCAGAGGAAGATATTGATTCTTTcttaagaaacacaaaattccAGTATGAAGCTTTTAGAAGTAGTA GACTTTCATCTGATGCTACAGTGCTGACGCCCAACACAGAGAGCAGTTGTGACTTAATGACCAAAACAAAATCGACGAGTGGAAATGATGACAGCACTTCGTTAGATTTAGAATGGGAAGATGAAGAAG GCATGAACAGGATGATTCCGATGCGAGAACGTTCCAAAACAGAAGAAGATATACTTCGAGCAGCGCTGAAATTTAATAGCAGGAAGACGGGAAGTAATCCGGCTTCGGCCTCTGACGATTCTAATGGATTGGAGTGGGAGAACGACTTTGTTAGCGCCGAAATGGATGATAATGGCAATTCAGAATATGCCGGATTTGTAAATCCTGTATTAGATTTGTCTGCACCGGATGTAAGGATATCCGATTCTGATCGTCAAGACAGATAG